The Halomonas sp. HAL1 genome segment TCTCTCTCCGCCAATAGCATGACCATTAAGTACTTAAGTTATAGAGTACTTAAAAAAGTACTTAGCTAGAAAGTACATGGTCACAAGGTATGCGCCCGTAGCTCAGCTGGATAGAGTACCTGACTACGAATCAGGGGGTCGGAGGTTCGAATCCTCCCGGGCGCGCCACCTACTTAGTAGCAGTATTAGTATAGATTAGTTGTAACATTACGCGCCCGTAGCTCAGCTGGATAGAGTACCTGACTACGAATCAGGGGGTCGGAGGTTCGAATCCTCCCGGGCGCGCCAGATTTCAAAACCCGCTCTCTTAACGAGAGCGGGTTTTCTGTTTCCAGTCTGCCTGCTTGTTTCTAACCTGACTGACTATTTTCCAGCCTGACCGGTATATAAGCTCGCGCTCCGGTCTTGCGATCGTGTGTAGCGCCCCCGCTTTGCGGTAGGGCGCTTTTTTTTGGCTATAAATTGATAAGGCGTTGCAGAAAGGAGCGCTAGGGCTCTGCCTGAAAGGTCGGCTAGCGAAGACAAGACAAGGCAAAAATTGGCGAAGAAACGGAGTTTACGGGGTGTAAATGAGTATTCTGAGCCAATTTTTAACGCCGTATTGTCGAGCTCAGGCACTTTTCAGACAGAGCCTAAGCCAGGGTGGCGTGCTGCTCGTCAACCACAAGGCTATCGAGCAGGTGATCCAGTTCGGTAATGCGCTTCACCCGCTGAAAGTTCTGCTCGGCTTCGGCGCTGCCTTGGCGCATTTGGGCAAGCCACTGCTTTACCAGAGAGACGACAACGCGGTCAGGCAGCTGTTGGCGCTGCAGAGCGGCGTACTCCTTGAGTACGTTGGCGCGCATGGACCAGCTGCTTTCGGGCAGCCGCTCGCCGGTCTGTAGCCAGTGGCGGATGCGTGGCGCTAGCCAGGGGTCTGCCAGTGCACTGCGGCCTAACATCACATCGCGACAGCCTGAAAGCGTGCGCGCTTTCCAGTAATCCTCCAGCGTCCAGATATCCCCATTGGCGACAACGGGGATACTGACATGGCGGCGTATTTTGCCAATCCATTCCCAGTGCGCAGGCGGTCGGTAGCCTTCATCGCGGGTGCGGGCGTGTACGACCAGCTGCGCTGCGCCACCCGCTTCGGTGGCTTGGGCGCAGGCAACCGCTAAGCGGCGGTTGGCGAAGCCCAGGCGGATCTTGGCAGTGACCGGGATTTGCCCGTCTAACGCATCGTGAACGGCTCTAACCGCTTGGTAGACCCGATCGGGCTGGCGTAAAAGCGAAGCGCCGCCATCGTGTCGATTGACCAGTTTGGCTGGGCAGCCGAAATTAAGGTCAACGCTAACTGCGCCAAGTTTGAGCGCCTGCTGCGCATTGGCCGCTAGGGCAGCAGGGTCTGAGCCCAAAAGTTGTAAATGCACAGGAATCCCGCTCGGCGTTGCCACCGGCGGTTGCGCAAGTTCCGGGCAATGCTTATAAAACACTCTTGGCGGTAGGCGTTCATCGACGACGCGGACAAATTCGGTAACCGTCCAGTCGAACCCCGCGTGACGGGTTAACAGGTCACGCGTCAGTGCGTCGATGACCCCTTCCATAGGGGCTAGGCCAATTCTGCCGTTTTGTAGTAAATTAACAACCATGACTTCCACTATCGCGCCATTGCATTCTATTCTGGGTGTGGCAGGTTAGTGTATTCCCCTCACTGCGCCAAGGGGCTTTAATAGCCGCTGGTGAAATAACGTGTCTAGCAACTGTACTTCGAGAGGTAGGAGCGTCTTATGCAGGATTATGAACTATTGCAGGACGGGTTGGCGTTAATGGCGCTTGGTATGGGCGTTGTGTTTGTTTTTCTTACTATTTTAGTTATTAGCGTTACGCTAATGTCGAAGTTGATTGGCCGTTTTCAGCCTGCCCCCACCGCGGCTGAAGTGAGCAAGAAGTCGCCGTCATCTTCAGCGCCTGCCAGCCAAAATGACGAGATGTTGGCGGTGATCAGTGCTGCAGTGCACCGTTATCGCTCGACACGACGTCGTTAACTTTCTCATTTTTTTCTATCTCAGCCCTCTCTAGGCTATTTTTTTGTTATTTTTACTACAAACTGACAATTCTCTACGGTGAGCTAAGACCATGAACGAAACAAAACGCCCTCTAGGCATTACCGATGTCGTGCTGCGCGATGCCCATCAATCGCTATTTGCGACGCGTATGCGTTTGGACGATATGCTGCCGATCGCCGAAAAGCTGGATCGCGTTGGCTACTGGTCGCTGGAAACCTGGGGTGGGGCGACCTATGACGCTTGTATCCGCTATTTGGGTGAAGATCCATGGGAGCGTATCCGCGCCCTGAAAGAAGCCATGCCAAATACGCCCCAGGCAATGCTACTGCGCGGCCAGAACCTGCTGGGTTACCGCCACTACGCCGACGACGTCGTCGATAAATTTGTCGAGCGGGCAAAAACCAACGGTGTTGACGTCTTCCGCGTTTTTGACGCCATGAATGATCCGCGTAATTTGGAGCGCGCCATTCAGGCGGTGCGTAACGTCGAAGGCCACGCCCAGGGCACCATCTCTTATACCGTGAGCCCGGTACATACCCTGGATAGCTGGGTCGATCTCGCCAAAACCATTGCCGGTTTGGGTGCAGATTCATTGGCTATCAAGGATATGGCGGGGCTACTCACTCCCTACACAGCCTTCGACCTTGTTTCGCGGCTCAAAAAAGAGCTATCGATTCCAGTGCATCTGCACTGTCACGCCACCACCGGCCTGTCTACGTCGACCATTTTGAAAGCAGTAGAGGCCGGGATCGATAACGTCGACACCTCGATCTCGTCCATGTCGATGACCTATGGCCACAGTCCCACCGAGTCAGTGGTGGCAATGCTCAAAGACACCGGCCGCGACACCGGATTGGATCTCGAGCTGCTGGAAGATATTGCCGGTTACTTCCGCGAAGTGCGCAAGAAGTACGCCGCCTTTGAAGGCTCGCTGCGCGGTATTGATTCACGCATTCTGATTGCTCAGGTGCCCGGCGGCATGCTGACCAACATGGAAGGCCAGCTCAAAGAGCAGGGCGCGGGCGATAAGCTTGACGATGTGCTGAACGAGATTCCTCGCGTACGCGAAGACCTTGGCTTTATCCCGCTGGTAACGCCCACGTCGCAAATCGTCGGCACCCAGGCGGTGATGAACGTGATGATGGGCGAGCGCTATAAGTCGATCTCCAAGGAAGTTCAGGCGCTGCTCAAGGGTGAATATGGTGCTGCACCAGCGCCCTTCAATGCCGAGCTGCAAAAGCGCGTGTTGGAAGGCGGCGAGCCGATTACCTGTCGCCCGGCGGACAATCTCTCTCCTGAAATGGATAGATTGGCTGCCGAGCTGAAAGAGAAAGCCAGCGCTGACGGTATCCGCTTGGCCGAAGGCAAGCGCGAAGTCGATGACGTGCTGACCTATGCGCTGTTTCCGCAGATTGGTTTGAAGTTCCTCAAGAACCGCGACAATCCCGATGCCTTTGAGCCCGTTCCCCAGGTTGCTGAAGCAAGCGCTGAAAAGACACCCGCAAAGGTAGACAGCAAAGCGCCCGCCGCGAGCAGCGGCCCGGAAACCTACACCGTGAAACTCAACGGCAAATCCTTCGTGGTGGAGGTTTCTGAAGGCGGTGAGCTGGGCGAGGTGCAAGAGCAAACGTCAGCCAGTACTACTGCACCCAAAGAGGAAGCTCCGGCACCCAGCGGTGAAAGCATCGATGCGCCGCTGGCGGGCAATATCTTCAAGGTCAATGTACGCCCTGGTGAGCAAGTCGCGGAAGGTGATGTGGTCATCATTCTTGAAGCGATGAAAATGGAAACCGAAGTGCGTGCCAGCAGCGCAGGCACTGTGTCTAAGGTCAACGTCAGCGAGGGCGACAGCGTAGCCGTAGGCGATACGCTGATCGAGCTCTAAGGGCCCAGTAATGGATAAATTAGTGACGTTATGGGAAGGCTCGGGGCTATATAACCTTGAGCTCGGTCAAGCGGCGATGATCATGGTGGGGCTACTGCTGCTTTACCTAGCCATTTATAAGAAATTTGAGCCGCTGCTTCTGGTACCCATCGGCTTTGGCGGGATTCTTGCGAATATTCCTGAAGCCGGGCTGGCCATTTCAGCGCTCGATCAAGCGATTGAAGTGGCTAAACCCGCGGTGCTGCAGCAAATGGCGGCAGCATTAGGCGCGAGTCTTGATCCACTGGCAAACGTTGAAGCATGGCGTGAGTCCCTTAAGGTAATCGCCCATGATGCTGCGGCGCCAGATCAGGTTCGTGCCGCGCGAGATATCGCCATTGGCGTCGGCTACAGCGATGGCATGCTCTACAACTTCTACAAAGTTGCCATTGCCTCTGGTA includes the following:
- a CDS encoding tRNA-dihydrouridine synthase, which produces MEGVIDALTRDLLTRHAGFDWTVTEFVRVVDERLPPRVFYKHCPELAQPPVATPSGIPVHLQLLGSDPAALAANAQQALKLGAVSVDLNFGCPAKLVNRHDGGASLLRQPDRVYQAVRAVHDALDGQIPVTAKIRLGFANRRLAVACAQATEAGGAAQLVVHARTRDEGYRPPAHWEWIGKIRRHVSIPVVANGDIWTLEDYWKARTLSGCRDVMLGRSALADPWLAPRIRHWLQTGERLPESSWSMRANVLKEYAALQRQQLPDRVVVSLVKQWLAQMRQGSAEAEQNFQRVKRITELDHLLDSLVVDEQHATLA
- the oadA gene encoding sodium-extruding oxaloacetate decarboxylase subunit alpha, which encodes MNETKRPLGITDVVLRDAHQSLFATRMRLDDMLPIAEKLDRVGYWSLETWGGATYDACIRYLGEDPWERIRALKEAMPNTPQAMLLRGQNLLGYRHYADDVVDKFVERAKTNGVDVFRVFDAMNDPRNLERAIQAVRNVEGHAQGTISYTVSPVHTLDSWVDLAKTIAGLGADSLAIKDMAGLLTPYTAFDLVSRLKKELSIPVHLHCHATTGLSTSTILKAVEAGIDNVDTSISSMSMTYGHSPTESVVAMLKDTGRDTGLDLELLEDIAGYFREVRKKYAAFEGSLRGIDSRILIAQVPGGMLTNMEGQLKEQGAGDKLDDVLNEIPRVREDLGFIPLVTPTSQIVGTQAVMNVMMGERYKSISKEVQALLKGEYGAAPAPFNAELQKRVLEGGEPITCRPADNLSPEMDRLAAELKEKASADGIRLAEGKREVDDVLTYALFPQIGLKFLKNRDNPDAFEPVPQVAEASAEKTPAKVDSKAPAASSGPETYTVKLNGKSFVVEVSEGGELGEVQEQTSASTTAPKEEAPAPSGESIDAPLAGNIFKVNVRPGEQVAEGDVVIILEAMKMETEVRASSAGTVSKVNVSEGDSVAVGDTLIEL
- a CDS encoding OadG family protein yields the protein MQDYELLQDGLALMALGMGVVFVFLTILVISVTLMSKLIGRFQPAPTAAEVSKKSPSSSAPASQNDEMLAVISAAVHRYRSTRRR